The following are from one region of the Gossypium hirsutum isolate 1008001.06 chromosome D03, Gossypium_hirsutum_v2.1, whole genome shotgun sequence genome:
- the LOC107949707 gene encoding 26S proteasome non-ATPase regulatory subunit 6 homolog has translation MGGPDSDVSQNFCIPNQIYFPISQFPSYLKREAGLLSLQLSVHYIDSAMDTQDGTQQSQQLILAHNVFLLKHPDVSDIEKVRLSDEVLNSVQSNDMTSYYETLVTDKVLELDQSLLESMRAKNEEEIKKLDEKIADAEENLGESEVREAHLTKSLYYIRIGEKEKALEQLKVTESKTVAVGQKMDLVFYTLQIGLFYMDFDLISKSIDKAKNLFEGGGDWERKNRLKVYEGLYCMSTRNFKKAANLFLDSISTFTTYELFPYDTFIFYTVLTSIISLDRVSLKQKVADAPEILTVIGKIPHLSEFLNSLYDCQYKSFFLAFAGLTEQIKLDRYLHPHFRFYMREVRTVVYSQFLESYKSVTIEAMAKAFGVTVEFVDMELSRFIAAGKLHCKIDKVAGVLETNRPDAKNALYQATIKQGDFLLNRIQKLSRVIDL, from the exons ATGGGCGGGCCGGACTCGGATGTGAGCCAAAATTTTTGTATCCCAAACCagatttattttcctatttctcAGTTCCCGAGCTATCTCAAAAGAGAAGCAGGGCTCCTTTCGCTCCAACTCAGTGTTCACTACATCGACTCAGCCATGGACACACAAGATGGAACTCAGCAGTCACAGCAACTCATCCTTGCTCACAACGTCTTCCTCCTCAAGCATCCAGACGTCTCTGACATCGAGAAGGTCCGCCTCAGCGATGAGGTCCTCAACTCGGTCCAATCCAATG ATATGACTTCATATTATGAAACCCTCGTTACTGATAAAGTGTTGGAGCTGGATCAGAGCCTTTTGGAATCGATGCGTGCCAAGAATGAGGAGGAGATTAAGAAGCTTGACGAGAA GATTGCTGATGCTGAAGAAAACTTAGGTGAAAGTGAAGTTCGAGAAGCACATTTAACAAAATCCTTATATTACATTCGGATAGGTGAAAAG GAGAAAGCATTGGAGCAACTGAAGGTGACAGAAAGCAAGACAGTTGCTGTTGGCCAAAAGATGGACTTGGTTTTCTATACTTTGCAAATTGGCTTGTTCTATATGGATTTTGATCTTATTTCCAAGAGCATTGATAAAGCAAAAAA CTTGTTTGAAGGAGGGGGTGACTGGGAGAGGAAGAACCGTTTAAAGGTGTATGAAGGCTTGTATTGCATGTCCACTCGAAATTTTAAGAAAGCTGCCAATCTATTTTTGGATTCTATTTCAACCTTCACAACTTATGAACTTTTCCCttatgacacattcatattttaCACCGTGCTTACTAGCATCATATCATTGGATAGAGTTTCCCTGaaacaaaag GTGGCTGATGCTCCTGAAATCCTGACTGTGATTGGAAAAATTCCACATCTTTCGGAATTTTTAAACTCTCTATATGATTGCCAGTACAAATCATTCTTCTTAGCCTTCG CTGGCCTGACGGAGCAGATAAAACTGGACCGATATTTGCATCCTCATTTCCGGTTTTACATGAGGGAAGTCAGAACTGTTGTTTACTCTCAATTTCTGGAATCCTACAAAAGTGTTACGATTGAAGCCATGGCAAAGGCTTTTGGAGTGACAGTGGAGTTCGTTGATAT GGAGCTATCCCGTTTCATTGCAGCAGGGAAGCTTCATTGCAAGATTGACAAGGTTGCTGGTGTTCTCGAAACTAACCGCCCTGATGCGAAGAATGCTCTTTACCAAGCCACCATTAAACAAGGTGACTTCTTACTAAACCGGATCCAGAAGTTGTCACGCGTCATTGACCTATGA
- the LOC107949706 gene encoding transcription factor GTE10, translated as MAPAIPIEYTGQKESGKCSFSRLMGKSRKHSKGRNSSSFSHDYKHAVETMGESEGFGSSRRIFTEMTVSEDSCARKRKCISLNADGYDNFGVPMQVLSLSKMSLRERKDLGLRLKMELEQVRVLQKKVGSFGTSVLLSPSTDNRSCSDGKKRPPLESVHQSVEELSLQGKKRPFGGLNGACTKKNPSGCSESLKPAVAVSNSNAHLMKECEALLNRLMQHNFGWVFNSPVDVVKLNIPDYFTVIKHPMDLGTVKKRITSGHYSNPLDFAADVRLTFSNAMTYNPPGNDVNFMAKTLSKYFEVRWKAIEKKLPVTKNVDAVPSTAAAPIEGETNSNVLPLKKKIINPKDAMVKPEPIRQIMTDQEKHNLSTELESLLVELPENIVDFLKEQSSCDGQMGEDEIEIDIDALSHETLYKLRKLLDDYLLEKQKNQAKAESCEMELLNESGFSNSSMQPCKGNDQVDEVVDIVGSSYPPVAIEKGLTRRNSRCSSSSGSSGESGSSSSDSDSAKAFVPFSSTKENFESGTNMESKNGSVAVPDAGNQSLNELGQVELNSHDKSSAIEVECHQEEESAPSERQVSPEKLYRAALLRNRFADTILKAREKALEKGEKGDPEKLRMEREELERRQREEKARLQAEAKAAEEARRKAEAEAAAEAKRKRELEREAARQALLQMEKTVDINENSQFIQDLEMRFADGEDCRSNPLEQLGLYMKEDDEDEEDEPPRSAPEPANDIDEGNLWGRSNPLEQLGLYIKVEDDKDEEAEAAPQTAQEPVNDVEDGEID; from the exons ATGGCACCAGCTATTCCCATAGAGTACACAGGACAGAAGGAATCTGGAAAGTGTTCATTTTCGAGATTGATGGGGAAGTCTAGGAAGCATTCTAAGGGACGGAATTCTTCTAGTTTCAGCCATGATTACAAGCATGCTGTTGAGACTATGGGTGAATCAGAAGGCTTTGGGAGTTCTAGACGGATTTTTACAGAGATGACGGTGTCAGAGGATTCTTGTGCACGGAAAAGGAAATGCATCAGTTTGAATGCCGATGGTTATGATAATTTTGGTGTCCCCATGCAAGTATTGTCTCTGTCTAAGATGTCACTACGGGAAAGAAAGGATCTGGGATTGAGGCTAAAAATGGAGCTTGAACAGGTTCGGGTGCTGCAGAAGAAAGTTGGTTCTTTTGGTACAAGTGTTCTTTTATCACCGTCTACTGATAACAGGAGTTGCAGTGATGGGAAGAAGAGGCCTCCACTAGAGAGTGTGCATCAGTCAGTAGAAGAACTGAGTTTGCAGGGGAAGAAACGACCTTTTGGAGGACTTAATGGAGCCTGCACAAAAAAGAATCCATCTGGATGTTCTGAATCTCTGAAGCCTGCTGTGGCAGTGAGTAATTCAAATGCTCATTTGATGAAGGAATGTGAGGCTTTGCTTAACCGTTTGATGCAACATAATTTTGGTTGGGTTTTTAACAGCCCTGTTGACGTAGTGAAGTTGAACATTCCAGATTATTTTACTGTCATTAAGCACCCCATGGATTTGGGCACTGTGAAGAAGAGGATAACTTCAGGGCACTATTCAAATCCTTTGGACTTTGCTGCAGATGTTCGCCTTACATTTTCTAATGCAATGACATATAACCCACCTGGAAATGATGTCAACTTCATGGCCAAGACACTAAGTAAATATTTTGAAGTAAGATGGAAAGCTATAGAAAAGAAGCTTCCTGTAACGAAAAATGTTGATGCTGTGCCTTCAACAGCAGCTGCACCTATAGAAGGTGAAACGAATAGTAATGTTTTacctttgaaaaagaaaataattaacccAAAAGATGCTATGGTCAAGCCAGAGCCCATCAGACAGATCATGACCGATCAGGAGAAGCATAATTTGAGCACAGAATTAGAGTCTTTGTTGGTAGAATTGCCAGAAAACATTGTTGACTTTCTTAAAGAGCAGAGTTCTTGTGATGGTCAAATGGGTGAGGATGAGATTGAGATCGATATTGATGCTCTAAGTCATGAAACATTGTACAAATTGCGTAAacttttggatgattatttgctGGAGAAGCAGAAAAACCAGGCAAAAGCTGAATCCTGTGAAATGGAG CTTCTTAATGAGTCAGGGTTTAGCAATTCATCAATGCAGCCATGTAAAG GTAATGATCAAGTTGATGAGGTCGTAGATATAGTTGGTAGCAGTTACCCTCCAGTAGCAATAGAGAAGGGGTTAACCCGTAGAAATAGCAGATGCAGTAGTTCCAGTGGATCCAGTGGTGAATCAGGCTCTTCTTCTAGTG ATTCAGATTCTGCTAAGGCTTTTGTTCCATTTAGTTCTACAAAG gaaaattttgaatcaGGAACAAATATGGAGTCAAAGAACGGAAGTGTTGCTGTTCCTGATGCTGGAAATC AGTCTTTAAATGAGTTGGGTCAAGTTGAGCTAAACTCTCATGATAAGTCTAGTGCTATTGAGGTAGAATGCCACCAAGAGG AGGAGAGTGCTCCATCTGAGAGGCAAGTCTCCCCCGAAAAGCTCTATCGTGCAGCTTTATTGAGGAACCGTTTTGCTGACACCATATTAAAAGCTCGAGAAAAGGCACTTGAAAAG GGTGAGAAGGGTGATCCTGAGAAACTGAGGATGGAGAGGGAGGAACTTGAGAGGCGACAGAGAGAAG AAAAAGCGCGATTACAAGCAGAGGCTAAGGCTGCTGAAGAGGCTAGGAGAAAAGCCGAAGCAGAAGCTGCTGCTGAAGCCAAAAGGAAGAGGGAGCTGGAGAGAGAAGCTGCACGTCAAGCACTTTTACAG ATGGAGAAGACGGTGGATATCAATGAGAACAGTCAATTTATACAAGATTTAGAAATGCGGTTCGCAGATGGAGAAGACTGTAGAAGTAATCCCCTTGAACAGCTAGGATTATACATGAAGGAAGATGATgaggatgaagaagatgaaccTCCCCGAAGTGCTCCAGAGCCAGCAAACgatatagatgaaggaaatctcTGGGGAAGAAGTAATCCCCTTGAACAACTAGGATTATACATTAAGGTCGAAGATGACAAGGATGAAGAAGCAGAAGCAGCTCCTCAAACTGCTCAGGAGCCAGTAAATGATGTAGAGGATGGAGAAATTGATTGA